In Humulus lupulus chromosome 6, drHumLupu1.1, whole genome shotgun sequence, a single genomic region encodes these proteins:
- the LOC133784482 gene encoding cytochrome P450 71D9-like — protein MELHLPSLPILFSLLIFLFMVVKIVIKTTSSSSKLPPGPLKLPILGNAHQLLGSLVHQKLRDLATKHGPLMHLKIGQVPTLIVSSPEYAKEVMRIHDMVFASRPTVLLAQIMLYDCTDLVFSPYGQYWRQLRKIFMQELLSTARVHAFKPIREEEVSSLVKWVASNVGSDINLTERINILLYNIVSRAACSKTSLDNQEIVSLVAEAVEVSLGFELADLFPSVEFFSRISRTRSMLLKLQQRSAKIFDAIIKEHQEKKSSESGKEDDLLDVLLNFHNNNNNGGDHGFSLTSDNLKAIIWDIFAAGIDTSSTIIDWVMAELIKHSNVMRKVQDEVREVFNKIGSTDEEGINEMKYFKIVVKETMRLHPPLPLLVPRESQEKCEINGYVIPAKTRTLVNVWAIGRDPNYWTEAECFIPERFIDSSIDSKDNDFEYIPFGAGRRICAGMAFGLINVEYPLALLLYHFDWKLPNGMRHEDLDMSESFGTTLKRKKALNLIPTVYDH, from the exons ATGGAGCTCCATCTACCTTCCTTACCAATCCTTTTCTCTTTGCTAATCTTTTTGTTCATGGTGGTAAAAATAGTCATAAAAACCACAAGCTCATCATCCAAACTACCCCCGGGGCCATTGAAACTACCCATTTTAGGAAACGCACACCAACTTTTAGGCTCATTAGTCCACCAAAAACTCAGAGACTTAGCCACCAAACATGGACCATTGATGCACCTAAAAATCGGCCAAGTTCCAACCCTAATAGTTTCATCCCCAGAATATGCCAAAGAGGTGATGAGAATCCATGATATGGTCTTCGCATCAAGACCCACGGTTCTCCTCGCCCAGATCATGTTATATGACTGTACGGACCTCGTCTTTTCTCCCTATGGCCAGTACTGGAGGCAGCTCAGAAAGATCTTCATGCAAGAGCTTTTGAGCACTGCAAGAGTCCACGCTTTCAAACCCATTAGAGAAGAAGAGGTGTCAAGCTTGGTAAAATGGGTTGCCTCGAATGTTGGGTCAGATATCAACCTCACTGAGAGGATCAATATTTTGTTGTATAACATAGTTTCAAGGGCAGCCTGTAGTAAAACCAGTCTGGACAACCAAGAGATCGTATCACTTGTAGCTGAAGCTGTGGAGGTATCGTTAGGGTTTGAGCTTGCAGATTTGTTTCCTTCTGTTGAGTTTTTTTCGAGAATCAGTCGAACTAGGTCTATGCTCTTGAAGCTGCAACAGAGGTCTGCAAAGATATTTGATGCAATTATTAAGGAGCACCAAGAGAAGAAATCTTCTGAGAGTGGAAAAGAGGATGATTTGTTGGATGTTCTTTTGAattttcataataataataataatggtggTGACCATGGATTTTCCTTGACCAGTGACAATCTTAAAGCTATTATCTGG GATATTTTTGCTGCTGGGATTGACACATCATCAACAATTATAGATTGGGTAATGGCAGAGCTGATAAAGCATTCAAATGTAATGAGAAAGGTGCAAGATGAGGTTAGAGAAGTCTTTAACAAAATAGGTTCAACCGATGAAGAAGGAATTAATGAGATGAAATACTTTAAAATAGTTGTGAAAGAGACCATGAGATTACATCCTCCTCTTCCCTTGTTAGTTCCAAGAGAAAGTCAAGAGAAGTGTGAAATAAATGGTTATGTGATACCTGCAAAAACTAGGACCTTAGTCAATGTATGGGCAATTGGAAGAGACCCTAATTATTGGACTGAAGCTGAGTGTTTTATACCAGAAAGATTCATTGATAGCTCTATTGACTCTAAGGACAATGATTTTGAGTATATCCCATTTGGTGCTGGGAGAAGAATATGTGCAGGCATGGCATTTGGTCTCATAAATGTTGAGTATCCCCTTGCATTGTTGCTGTACCATTTTGATTGGAAACTCCCTAATGGAATGAGACATGAAGATTTGGACATGAGTGAATCTTTTGGTACAACACTCAAAAGAAAAAAGGCTCTAAACTTGATTCCTACTGTTTATGATCATTAA